A genomic region of Cygnus atratus isolate AKBS03 ecotype Queensland, Australia chromosome 13, CAtr_DNAZoo_HiC_assembly, whole genome shotgun sequence contains the following coding sequences:
- the BCORL1 gene encoding BCL-6 corepressor-like protein 1: protein MISTAPLYSGVHNWTSTERIRMCGLNEERRAPLSDEESKTNSSQHLGSQEFCVSSSLSKVELTAVSGDGSSAQDADGKVEEKLGPKLEEQPPDPNPNAECVGKTVKDDVQGPLASQGDGRGQEPAIPRAAEQESSGADAAWTPADPPSDKQADVPPACSVAPESEPAGKEKTTLSTGAQGPAVLAEGTLSVVASGCNTSASTPATFTLSRVCFPTSQAPAMQKVPLSFQPGTVLSPSQSLVYIPPPSCGQPLTVATLPSTLGVSSTLTLPVLPSYLHERCLPGIIASPELRSYPYTFSVTRPLAPDAKVVSVELSCSSPSGGSGAQTAADGAPPSTAGPSLSPSQPAPAASCGSTAPSSGTGTHARAPAAPEPHAPGTATSVSPLKSPPQLEREMVSSPECSEMPLDLSSKSNRQKLPPPSQRKTPPMPILTPVHTSGKALLTTVLSKSQRAAQSAGSSVTSCLSTTPPFVIFPDFLRNGEQGSWVKNTTLISTIPGTYVGVANPVPASLLLSKDPGVSFSRDPRHLPKQEPISIIDQGEPRSTGVPCGKKGNQAGAERQQDPARRLHGRVTPGAPLCQSKDISTWNPVQGSVYPRCPVNGKPSNPQLLPLGWSPYHQTPLLSIGISTTGQLPPNQNSSCKPAGTGELPTFLSVQPTESSTAAQSLPEGLPRLPPVEREAASKGKSCRALPKLCEEQANPVPLNAGPSPQTTALDGKGGKGKVDNPQKSQECDGPEADSSKEGNVQTETPQGSCSLKQSDAKPKNQVLAAYLSHDLPAVGQQSLRMIPEAPAASQRKELGCEGSQQPPAAEPLQCVRQVDLCRVKKERVECDVSFASVTCLRAGAAPQAFAEVKLKGVGQIKQEGSVRCKSKRQHDGDARQAQKRLKCKAQDGEESPSKLGSQSVHGRKWRKHHDNLHELSKREGRTGLGSVKDHNSLRVKRKRRRPAKTEFPSPAHRGDSHEEGCLEKKPKNNFRDFIPVVLSSRTRSQSGSIAGSSASVMGECDVTGQGILPLLEEDEEEEEEEEEEETSLKRRKLRKSHRASRYHSRRARDRSLSERSSCHARRTRELPWRVEAPRQLWEPNDEEEDDSHIKRKKRRRQKSRRYQTGEYLTEREEERVGFPHRRRKSKADFRYRKQKEAAQGKGTELQLRSRLSPSPRKSQGHPDFRNGFFLESSDSSPVQEELEKPSGKRKCKTKHLAGICDEGKVKGCWIQPKMRSLKKPQDSWPLCKSHCVSPGNSPELPVAQHIPPEARRLIVNKNAGETLLQRAARLGYKDVVLYCLQKKSSDVNHRDNAGYTALHEACARGWIDILHILLEHGANVNCSAQDGTRPVHDAVANDNLETMWLLLSYGADPTLATYSGQTAVKLATSDVMKRFLCDYLLDLQGRADGDPQTAWDFYSSSVLEGKDTIGCDLLLNPPGSSDQEEEEQDPDNFMFEFSDKPLLPSYNLQVSVSRGPSNWFLFSDVLKRLKLSSRIFQARFPHFEIATLPRAEFQRQVALSQVLAQDEVQESPEPAQGAAETVELVHYEPELLQLLGSAVEYEAWSS, encoded by the exons ATGATCTCTACAGCACCTCTCTATAGCGGGGTGCACAACTGGACCAGCACAGAGCGGATTCGCATGTGTGGCCTCAACGAGGAGAG GAGAGCCCCACTTTCTGATGAGGAGTCTAAAACGAACAGCTCCCAGCACTTGGGGTCTCAAGAGTTTTGCGTCAGCAGCAGCCTTTCCAAG GTGGAGCTCACAGCAGTCAGCGGTGAtggcagcagtgcccaggatGCAGATGGCAAGGTGGAGGAAAAGCTTGGACCCAAACTGGAAGAGCAGCCACCTGATCCCAACCCAAACGCAGAGTGTGTGGGAAAGACTGTGAAAGATGACGTCCAGGGCCCTCTGGCAAGCCAGGGGGATGGCAGAGGGCAGGAGCCTGCAAtccccagagctgctgagcaggagagcagcgGTGCTGATGCTGCCTGGACACCTGCAGATCCTCCCAGTGACAAGCAGGCTGACGTTCCTCCAGCCTGCTCTGTGGCTCCAGAGAGTGAGCctgctgggaaggagaaaacCACCCTGAGCACTGGAGCACAAGggccagcagtgctggcagaaggGACGTTGTCTGTGGTTGCTTCCGGCTGCAACACCTCAGCCTCCACCCCTGCTACTTTTACTTTGAGTAGAGTGTGCTTTCCCACATCTCAGGCCCCTGCTATGCAAAAAGTGCCCCTGTCCTTTCAGCCTGGGACAGTTCTGAGCCCGAGCCAGTCGCTAGTGTACATCCCACCACCTAGCTGCGGGCAGCCGCTCACTGTGGCTACACTTCCGAGCACCTTAGGGGTCTCCTCCACACTCACCCTCCCTGTCCTGCCTTCTTACCTACATGAGCGTTGCCTTCCAGGCATTATTGCCTCCCCAGAGCTGCGCTCCTACCCCTACACCTTCTCTGTCACCAGGCCCTTGGCTCCAGATGCCAAAGTGGTGTCTGTGGAGCTTAGCTGCTCTTCACCTTCAGGTGGAAGTGGTGCCCAGACCGCTGCCGATGGCGCTCCCCCGTCCACAGCTGGCCCTTCCCTCTCGCCCAGCCAGCCTGCACCGGCAGCATCATGTGGAAGCACTGCTCCCTCTTCTGGCACTGGCACGCACGCCAGAGCCCCGGCAGCGCCTGAGCCGCATGCACCGGGGACCGCTACTTCAGTCTCTCCTCTGAAGTCTCCTCCGCAGCTGGAGCGTGAGATGGTCTCCTCTCCAGAGTGCAGCGAGATGCCGCTCGATCTCTCCTCGAAGTCCAATCGCCAGAAGCTGCCTCCGCCCAGTCAACGCAAAACACCTCCGATGCCCATCCTCACGCCCGTGCACACCAGCGGCAAAGCACTTCTCACCACGGTCCTGTCCAAGTCCCAGCGTGCAGCACAAAGCGCAGGCAGCAGCGTCACCTCGTGTCTCAGCACCACCCCGCCCTTTGTCATCTTCCCCGACTTCCTGCGTAACGGAGAGCAGGGCTCCTGGGTGAAGAACACCACGCTCATTAGCACCATTCCGGGCACCTATGTCGGCGTCGCCAACCCAGtgcctgcctccctgctgctcagcaagGACCCCGGCGTGAGCTTCAGCAGGGACCCACGCCACCTTCCCAAGCAGGAGCCTATTTCCATCATTGACCAGGGAGAGCCTCGAAGCACTGGGGTTCCCTGCGGGAAGAAAGGCAACCAAGCTGGAGCAGAGAGACAGCAGGATCCTGCCAGGAGACTTCATGGCAGAGTTACTCCGGGAGCTCCTTTGTGTCAATCCAAGGACATCTCCACCTGGAACCCTGTCCAGGGAAGTGTGTACCCACGCTGCCCCGTGAACGGAAAACCTTCCAATCCTCAGCTCCTGCCTCTTGGCTGGTCTCCTTATCATCAAACCCCCCTGCTTTCGATTGGCATCTCCACGACAGGGCAGCTGCCCCCAAACCAGAACAGCTCCTGCAAGCCAGCTGGTACAGGCGAGCTCCCGACGTTCCTGAGCGTGCAGCCGACGGAGTCCAGCACCGCAGCCCAGAGCCTGCCGGAGGGGCTGCCCAGGCTCCCGCCTGTGGAACGGGAAGCTGCGTCCAAGGGCAAGAGCTGCCGGGCCTTGCCCAAACTCTGTGAGGAGCAGGCCAATCCAGTCCCACTGAATGCAGGTCCATCTCCTCAGACCACTGCTTTGGAtgggaaggggggaaaggggaaggtgGACAACCCTCAGAAGAGTCAAGAGTGCGATGGACCAGAAGCTGACTCCAGTAAAGAGGGCAATGTACAGACTGAGACTCCCCAGGGGAGCTGTAGCCTCAAACAGTCGGATGCAAAGCCTAAAAACCAAGTGTTAGCAGCGTACTTGTCTCATGATCTGCCCGCAGTCGGGCAGCAGAGTCTGCGAATGATTCCAGAGGCACCCGCGGCGAGTCAGCGCAAGGAGCTGGGCTGCGAAGGCTCCCAGCAGCCGCCAGCTGCAGAGCCCCTCCAGTGCGTGCGCCAGGTGGATCTGTGCAGGGTCAAGAAGGAGCGAGTGGAGTGTGACGTGTCATTTGCATCTGTGACTTGCTTgcgagctggggctgctccgcAGGCCTTTGCCGAGGTCAAGCTCAAAGGCGTGGGCCAGATCAAGCAAGAGGGCAGCGTGCGCTGCAAATCCAAGCGGCAGCATGATGGGGACGCCAGGCAGGCGCAAAAGAGACTGAAGTGCAAAGCGCAGGATGGTGAGGAGTCCCCGAGCAAATTGGGGAGCCAGAGCGTGCACGGCCGGAAG TGGCGAAAACACCACGACAATCTGCATGAACTCAGCAAGCGAGAAGGCCGAACTGGCCTGGGATCAGTGAAGGATCACAACAGCCTCAGGGTAAAGCGTAAGCGTAGGAGGCCAGCGAAGACAGAGTTCCCATCTCCAGCACACCGTGGGGACAGCCACGAGGAAG GTTGCCTTGAGAAGAAGCCCAAGAACAACTTTCGGGATTTCATTccggtggtgctgagcagccggACACGCAGTCAGTCGG GAAGCATTGCTGGCTCTTCAGCTAGTGTGATGGGAGAGTGTGATGTGACTGGCCAAGGCATTTTACCATTGTtggaggaggatgaggaagaagaggaggaagaagaggaggaagagacaTCCTTGAAACGTCGCAAGCTGCGGAAATCCCACCGAGCATCACGCTATCACAGTCGCAGGGCCAGGGACAGGTCTCTGTCGGAGAGGAGCAGCTGTCATGCAAGGAGAACCCGGGAGCTGCCCTGGAGAGTGGAAGCACCCAGGCAGCTATGGGAGCCCAACGACGAGGAGGAGGATGACAGCcacatcaaaagaaagaaaaggagacgACAGAAAAGTCGGAGATACCAAACAGGGGAGTATTTGACTGAACGAGAGGAAGAACGAGTGGGCTTCCCCCACAGGAGGCGAAAATCCAAAGCAG ATTTTAGGTACCGGAAGCAGAAGGAGGCTGCGCAGGGTAAAGGCACAGAGCTACAGCTGAGGAGCAGGCTTTCCCCATCCCCCCGAAAATCTCAAGGACATCCAGACTTTCGAAATGGCTTTTTCCTGGAGAGCTCAGACAGTTCTCCTGTCCAAGAAGAGCTTGAGAAACCATCAGGAAAACGCAAATGTAAAACCAAACACCTGGCAGGAATCTGTGATGAGGGGAAG gtgaAAGGATGCTGGATCCAGCCCAAAATGCGCTCTCTGAAGAAGCCCCAGGACTCGTGGCCGCTTTGCAAATCCCATTGTGTCAGCCCAGGGAACTCCCCTGAGTTGCCTGTGGCCCAGCACATTCCTCCTGAAGCACGACGGCTGATAGTGAACAAAAACGCAGGGGAGACCCTTCTGCAGCGAGCAGCTCGCCTGGGCTACAAG GACGTGGTGCTCTATTGCCTGCAGAAAAAGAGCAGTGACGTGAACCATCGCGACAATGCTGGCTACACAGCTCTGCACGAAGCCTGTGCGCGAGGATGGATCGACATCCTCCACATCCTGCTAGAGCACGGCGCCAACGTGAACTGCAGTGCGCAGGATGGCACAAG GCCTGTCCATGATGCGGTGGCAAATGACAACCTGGAAACCATGTGGCTTCTACTTTCTTATGGTGCTGATCCCACTCTGGCCACTTACTCTGGGCAGACAGCTGTGAAGCTTGCCACCAGTGATGTGATGAAGCGCTTCCTCTGCG ATTACCTTTTGGATCTCCAGGGGCGCGCTGATGGGGATCCTCAAACAGCATGGGACTTCTACAGCAGCTCTGTACTCG AGGGGAAAGATACCATTGGATGCGATCTTCTGCTCAACCCTCCAGGAAGCTCAgaccaggaggaagaggagcaagaTCCTGACAACTTCATGTTTGAGTTCTCAGACAAGCCACTGCTTCCCAGCTATAACCTCCAAGTGTCAGTCTCTCGCGG GCCCAGCAACTGGTTCCTCTTCTCCGACGTGCTCAAGCGCCTGAAGCTGTCCTCCCGCATATTCCAGGCCCGCTTCCCACACTTTGAGATCGCCACGCTGCCCAGGGCGGAGTTCCAGCGCCAGGTCGCCCTCAGCCAGGTGCTGGCCCAGGACGAGGTGCAGGAGAGCCCCGAGCCAGCGCAGGGTGCTGCAGAGACAGTGGAGCTGGTGCACTACGAGCccgagctgctgcagctgctgggttcGGCGGTGGAGTATGAGGCCTGGAGCAGCTGA